Proteins encoded by one window of Blautia luti:
- the acsB gene encoding acetyl-CoA decarbonylase/synthase complex subunit alpha/beta produces the protein MCKLLIDRIFNGNDAVYGLTCQAVEGAIAQHGADKAVEFPHTAYCLPCYYAVTGVKVKTLGEMKEALGVIKSLMTREHQLDDALMSGVATALCAEFIEVLKYLDGAEPYSEPYYGHLPDSIIRELGVPLVTGDIPGVAVIIGSAPTAQEGVDLVKSYQAQGILVTLVGGIIDQAQELGLKMGYNVRIVPLGKDITSVIHVVSVALRAALIFGNVTPGDAAALIKYTSERVPAFVNAFKPIDDVILAAGAGAIKLGFPVISNEDENITEVPGALIACPNVADFNKVSLEARNIKIKITNIDIPVAFASAFEGEIIRRKDMQVEFDGSRVDCAELVQTRSMDEVEDHKITVVGPDVDEMELGSKNPIAYVVEVAGKRMQPDFEPVIERKFHNYINCIEGVYHTGQRDMQRIRIGKEAYNAGFRIRHIGEVLYTQVKNEFEAVVDKCQVTVYTDPAECTRIRHEVAIPVFDKRDARLENLTDETVDVYYSCILCQAFSPSHVCVVTPERLGLCGAVSWLDAKATNELDPNGPCQIITKERPIDENLGSYEDVDEAVQKFSQGALEHVTLYSIMQDPMTSCGCFECICGIEPFSNGVVIANREYAGMTPLGMTFSEMASMTGGGVQTPGFMGHGKHFISSKKFMKAEGGIERIVWMPKELKETVAERLNKTAKELYGIDNFTDMIGDETNTTDPEELVAFLTEHNHPALSMDPMM, from the coding sequence ATGTGCAAATTGTTAATCGACAGAATCTTTAACGGAAATGATGCAGTCTACGGGTTAACCTGTCAGGCTGTAGAGGGAGCCATTGCACAGCACGGCGCAGACAAGGCAGTTGAATTTCCTCATACTGCCTACTGTCTGCCATGTTACTATGCAGTAACAGGAGTCAAGGTGAAGACCCTTGGTGAAATGAAAGAAGCACTTGGTGTGATCAAATCTCTTATGACAAGAGAGCATCAGTTAGATGACGCTTTGATGTCCGGAGTCGCTACCGCACTTTGTGCAGAGTTCATAGAAGTACTGAAGTATCTGGATGGAGCGGAGCCATACAGTGAACCGTACTATGGACACCTTCCGGATTCCATAATCCGTGAACTTGGTGTACCTCTTGTAACCGGTGATATTCCTGGTGTAGCTGTTATTATTGGATCGGCACCTACCGCACAGGAAGGTGTAGATCTGGTAAAGAGTTATCAGGCACAGGGAATTCTTGTTACACTGGTTGGAGGAATTATTGACCAGGCGCAGGAACTTGGATTGAAAATGGGCTATAATGTTCGAATCGTACCACTTGGAAAAGATATTACTTCTGTAATCCATGTAGTATCCGTGGCACTTCGTGCAGCTCTGATCTTCGGAAACGTTACTCCTGGAGATGCAGCCGCTCTGATCAAGTATACATCAGAGAGAGTACCGGCATTTGTCAATGCGTTTAAACCGATCGATGATGTGATTCTGGCTGCTGGTGCAGGAGCAATCAAACTTGGATTCCCTGTGATTTCCAATGAAGATGAAAACATTACAGAAGTTCCGGGTGCGCTGATCGCATGCCCGAATGTTGCTGATTTTAATAAGGTTTCTCTGGAAGCCAGAAATATTAAGATCAAAATTACCAATATTGATATTCCTGTTGCGTTTGCGTCTGCATTCGAAGGCGAGATTATCCGTCGTAAAGATATGCAGGTTGAGTTCGACGGTTCCCGTGTGGATTGTGCAGAACTTGTGCAGACAAGAAGCATGGATGAGGTAGAGGACCACAAGATTACAGTTGTAGGACCAGATGTAGATGAAATGGAATTGGGAAGCAAGAATCCGATCGCTTACGTGGTAGAAGTAGCGGGAAAGAGAATGCAGCCTGATTTTGAACCTGTAATTGAGCGTAAATTCCACAATTACATTAACTGTATTGAGGGAGTTTATCATACAGGACAGAGAGATATGCAGAGGATCCGTATCGGTAAGGAAGCTTACAATGCAGGATTCCGTATCAGACATATCGGTGAGGTTCTGTATACACAGGTAAAAAATGAGTTTGAAGCTGTAGTTGATAAATGTCAGGTAACCGTTTATACTGATCCGGCTGAGTGTACAAGAATCCGTCATGAGGTAGCAATCCCTGTATTCGATAAACGTGATGCACGTCTTGAAAATCTTACAGATGAAACTGTAGACGTATATTACAGCTGTATCCTTTGTCAGGCTTTTTCACCGTCTCATGTATGTGTTGTTACACCAGAGAGACTTGGACTTTGCGGAGCCGTTTCATGGCTGGATGCAAAAGCAACAAATGAACTGGATCCAAACGGACCTTGTCAGATCATTACAAAGGAAAGACCAATTGATGAGAACCTTGGTTCTTATGAGGATGTTGATGAAGCTGTACAAAAATTCTCACAGGGAGCTCTCGAACACGTTACACTTTATTCCATTATGCAGGATCCTATGACTTCCTGTGGATGCTTCGAGTGTATCTGTGGTATTGAGCCGTTTTCTAATGGTGTAGTAATCGCCAACCGTGAATATGCAGGAATGACACCTCTCGGAATGACATTCTCAGAGATGGCATCTATGACTGGCGGCGGTGTTCAGACACCAGGATTCATGGGACATGGTAAACACTTTATTTCATCCAAGAAATTCATGAAGGCAGAAGGCGGTATTGAACGTATCGTATGGATGCCTAAGGAATTAAAAGAGACAGTTGCGGAGCGTTTGAATAAGACAGCAAAGGAACTGTATGGTATTGACAACTTTACTGATATGATTGGTGACGAGACAAATACAACAGATCCAGAAGAGCTTGTTGCATTTTTAACAGAACATAATCATCCAGCCTTGTCAATGGACCCGATGATGTAG
- the acsB gene encoding acetyl-CoA decarbonylase/synthase complex subunit alpha/beta: MTLFESVFAGNDAVYGLTEGAINQAIEKYGADKAVSFPDTAYSLPCYYAVTGTKVGTLAELKDALAVVKTLMTREKRTNDVFMSGVATALCAEFIEVLKYIDGATPYEAPCYGHLADAVIRELGVPLVTGDIPGVAVILGKAPSAQEAADLVKSYQSQGILITLVGDVIDQLEEVGYKTGANVRVIPLGKDVTAVIHVVSVALRAALIFGNVKPGDAATLMDYTMKRVPAFVNAFAPLNDVIVACGAGAIALGFPVITNQEDVARVPKSLICQKDISKWNATSLEARDIKIKITNIDIPVAFASAFEGEIIRRKDMQVEFDGSRVDCAELVHTCDASEVEDHKITVVGPEVDDMELGSKNSIAYVVKVAGKNMQPDFEPVIERKFHNYINCIEGVYHTGQRDMQRIRISKDAFAAGFKIKHIGEVLYTQVKNEFDAVVDKCEVTIYTDPAECTRIRHEVAIPIFEKRDDRLNTLTDESVDVYYSCILCQAFSPSHVCVVTPERLGLCGAVSWLDAKATNELDPNGPCQVITKERPIDENLGSYEDVDEAVKKLSQGALEHVTLYSIMQDPMTSCGCFECICGIEPFSNGVVIANREYAGMTPLGMTFSEMASMTGGGVQTPGFMGHGKHFISSKKFMKAEGGIERIVWMPKELKEFVAERLNKTANELYGIENFTDMIGDETIATDPETLVGFLTEKGHPALALDPMM, translated from the coding sequence GTGACTTTATTTGAAAGTGTTTTTGCGGGAAACGACGCGGTTTATGGACTTACAGAGGGTGCCATTAACCAGGCAATTGAAAAATACGGCGCTGACAAAGCAGTCAGCTTCCCTGATACAGCATATTCCTTACCATGCTACTATGCAGTAACAGGAACAAAGGTTGGAACTCTTGCAGAGTTAAAAGATGCTCTTGCAGTAGTAAAGACTCTTATGACAAGAGAGAAGAGAACAAATGATGTATTTATGTCAGGTGTTGCTACAGCTCTCTGCGCAGAATTTATCGAAGTTCTGAAATATATTGACGGAGCTACACCATATGAAGCTCCTTGCTACGGACATCTTGCAGATGCAGTGATCCGTGAACTTGGTGTACCGCTTGTAACAGGCGATATCCCTGGTGTAGCAGTTATCCTTGGAAAAGCTCCTTCCGCTCAGGAAGCAGCAGACCTTGTTAAATCCTATCAGTCTCAGGGTATCCTGATCACTCTGGTTGGTGACGTTATTGACCAGTTAGAGGAAGTTGGATACAAGACAGGTGCTAACGTACGTGTTATCCCGCTTGGAAAAGACGTTACAGCAGTTATCCATGTAGTATCTGTAGCACTTCGTGCAGCTCTTATCTTCGGTAACGTAAAACCAGGTGATGCTGCAACTCTGATGGATTACACAATGAAACGTGTACCTGCATTTGTTAATGCATTTGCACCGTTAAATGATGTGATCGTAGCTTGTGGTGCAGGCGCTATCGCTCTTGGATTCCCGGTTATCACAAACCAGGAAGATGTTGCAAGAGTACCGAAGAGCCTGATCTGCCAGAAAGACATCTCCAAATGGAATGCAACTTCTCTGGAAGCACGTGACATCAAGATTAAAATTACAAACATCGATATCCCGGTTGCTTTCGCATCTGCATTCGAAGGTGAGATTATCCGTCGTAAAGACATGCAGGTTGAATTCGATGGTTCCCGTGTAGACTGTGCAGAGCTTGTACATACATGTGATGCAAGTGAAGTAGAAGACCATAAGATTACAGTTGTTGGTCCGGAAGTAGACGACATGGAACTTGGCAGCAAGAACAGCATTGCATATGTTGTTAAAGTTGCAGGTAAAAACATGCAGCCTGACTTTGAACCTGTTATCGAGCGTAAGTTCCATAACTACATCAACTGTATCGAAGGTGTATACCATACAGGACAGAGAGATATGCAGAGAATCCGTATCAGCAAAGATGCATTTGCTGCAGGCTTCAAGATCAAACATATCGGTGAAGTTCTCTATACACAGGTTAAGAATGAATTTGACGCAGTTGTTGATAAATGTGAAGTTACTATTTATACAGATCCTGCTGAGTGTACAAGAATCCGTCATGAAGTTGCTATCCCGATCTTCGAGAAACGTGATGACCGTCTGAATACTCTGACAGACGAATCTGTAGATGTATATTACAGCTGTATCCTCTGCCAGGCATTCTCCCCGTCTCACGTATGTGTTGTTACACCTGAGAGACTTGGACTTTGCGGTGCCGTTTCATGGCTGGATGCAAAAGCTACCAACGAGCTGGATCCAAACGGACCTTGCCAGGTAATTACAAAAGAAAGACCAATTGATGAGAACCTTGGTTCTTATGAAGATGTAGATGAAGCTGTTAAGAAATTATCCCAGGGTGCATTAGAGCACGTTACACTGTACTCTATCATGCAGGATCCTATGACATCATGCGGATGCTTCGAGTGTATCTGCGGTATCGAGCCATTCTCCAATGGTGTTGTTATCGCTAACCGTGAGTATGCAGGCATGACACCTCTTGGAATGACATTCTCAGAAATGGCATCCATGACAGGCGGTGGTGTTCAGACACCTGGTTTCATGGGACATGGTAAACATTTCATCAGCTCCAAGAAGTTCATGAAGGCAGAAGGCGGTATTGAACGTATCGTATGGATGCCGAAAGAACTGAAAGAGTTTGTTGCTGAACGTCTTAATAAGACAGCAAATGAACTCTATGGTATTGAAAACTTTACAGATATGATCGGTGATGAAACAATCGCTACTGATCCGGAGACACTGGTTGGATTCCTTACAGAAAAAGGCCATCCGGCATTAGCTCTTGATCCGATGATGTAA
- a CDS encoding AAA family ATPase, whose product MKIAVTGKGGVGKTTFAATLARLYAAEGRPVLAADVDPDANLGLALGFDEETLDSIVPISKMRKLVEERTGATAGNQFYHLNPKVDDIPEKYGKVCNGVRLLVLGTVETGGGGCVCPEHVMLKRIINNLVLRREDVVILDMEAGLEHLGRGTTEGVDAFIVVIEPGARSVQTYKNVKRLAKDLGVSQVKVVANKVRNEDDENFIRERIPQEDLLGMIHYNTEVIDADRQGKSPYDFSKTVTDEIIKIKEKIDRQ is encoded by the coding sequence ATGAAAATAGCAGTTACAGGAAAAGGCGGCGTAGGCAAAACTACTTTTGCAGCAACGCTGGCCAGGTTGTATGCAGCAGAGGGAAGACCGGTACTTGCAGCAGATGTGGATCCGGATGCGAATCTTGGTCTTGCATTAGGCTTTGATGAAGAAACACTGGATTCTATTGTACCAATTTCCAAAATGCGTAAACTTGTGGAAGAACGTACAGGTGCCACTGCGGGAAATCAGTTCTATCATCTGAATCCGAAGGTAGACGATATCCCGGAGAAATATGGTAAGGTCTGCAATGGCGTGCGTCTCCTTGTCCTGGGAACTGTCGAGACAGGCGGCGGCGGATGTGTATGCCCGGAACATGTAATGTTAAAGCGCATTATCAATAATCTGGTACTTAGAAGAGAAGATGTAGTAATTCTTGATATGGAAGCCGGCTTGGAACATCTCGGCAGAGGAACCACAGAAGGAGTTGACGCATTTATCGTAGTGATCGAACCAGGTGCAAGGAGTGTGCAGACATATAAAAATGTAAAGCGCCTGGCAAAAGATTTAGGAGTGTCTCAGGTAAAGGTTGTCGCAAACAAAGTGCGCAATGAAGATGACGAAAACTTTATCAGAGAACGGATTCCACAGGAAGATCTTTTAGGTATGATTCATTACAACACAGAGGTAATTGATGCAGACAGACAGGGAAAATCCCCGTATGACTTCAGCAAGACAGTTACCGATGAGATCATTAAAATAAAAGAAAAGATAGATCGTCAGTAA
- the cooS gene encoding anaerobic carbon-monoxide dehydrogenase catalytic subunit, translating to MSEFKLTTVEEFEEATARLLETGAKVGADAWQFRVKNQTPHCKFGEQGVCCRICAMGPCRITPKAPRGICGCDVHGIVGRNFLKFTAGGAATHSDHGREICHTLYCAKDGGNYQVKDPEKLIRIAKEWGVETEGKDIYDLAHEMAETGLMEYGKPFGYQRFLDRMPAGQKEKLIENEIAPRAIDREVSTSLHMAHMGCSSLPEALVKQSLRCGMADGWGGSMMGTEFSDVLFGTPKPIDTEANLGVMVEENVNIVVHGHDPSLSEMICEYADSKEMIDYAKSVGAKGITVSGVCCTSNEVAMRRGVPMAGNFLQQENVVLTGACEAIVVDVQCIFPALGPLSKCFHTKFITTSPIAQMPDAEFIRFNAETAGENAKAIVKMAIDNFKNRKPELVHIPQLKQKATVGYSVEAIVKVLDGVTNSQVDETGTTKPLLECITSGVIRGAVAMVGCNNPKIRPDYAHIELMKKCIANDIVVIASGCSAQAAAKAGLMDKSAKDLCGAGLKRVCELADIPPVLHMGSCVDISRMMILAAELAKDAGLQINQLPVVGCAPEWMSEKAVSIGNYVVGTGIDTFLGVDPYVSGSSEMGELLTEGTRKWTGAAYTVETDIEKLVDLMIERIEEKRTALGI from the coding sequence ATGAGTGAATTCAAATTAACTACAGTGGAAGAGTTTGAAGAGGCTACTGCCAGACTTTTGGAGACAGGTGCAAAGGTTGGAGCTGACGCATGGCAGTTCCGTGTAAAAAATCAGACTCCACATTGTAAATTCGGTGAGCAGGGTGTCTGCTGTCGTATCTGTGCTATGGGACCATGTCGTATTACCCCTAAAGCACCAAGAGGTATCTGTGGATGTGACGTCCATGGTATCGTAGGAAGAAACTTCCTGAAATTTACAGCAGGTGGTGCAGCTACTCACTCTGATCACGGTCGTGAAATCTGCCACACATTATATTGTGCAAAAGACGGCGGAAACTATCAGGTAAAAGATCCTGAGAAACTGATCCGTATCGCAAAAGAATGGGGCGTAGAGACAGAAGGAAAAGATATCTATGATCTGGCTCATGAAATGGCTGAGACAGGATTGATGGAATATGGTAAACCATTTGGATATCAGAGATTCCTTGACAGAATGCCTGCAGGACAGAAAGAGAAACTGATTGAAAATGAAATTGCACCACGTGCGATCGACCGTGAGGTTTCCACTTCTTTACATATGGCACATATGGGATGTTCTTCTCTTCCGGAAGCACTGGTAAAACAGTCTCTTCGCTGCGGTATGGCTGATGGATGGGGCGGTTCCATGATGGGAACAGAGTTCTCTGATGTTTTATTCGGAACTCCGAAGCCAATTGACACAGAAGCTAACCTTGGTGTTATGGTTGAAGAAAACGTAAACATTGTTGTACACGGACATGATCCGAGCCTTTCTGAGATGATCTGTGAATATGCAGACAGCAAAGAAATGATCGATTATGCAAAATCTGTAGGAGCAAAAGGAATCACTGTTTCCGGTGTATGCTGTACTTCAAACGAAGTAGCTATGCGTCGCGGTGTTCCGATGGCCGGTAACTTCTTGCAGCAGGAGAATGTAGTACTGACAGGTGCCTGCGAAGCGATCGTAGTAGACGTTCAGTGTATCTTCCCTGCATTAGGACCTTTAAGCAAATGCTTCCATACTAAATTTATCACAACTTCTCCGATCGCTCAGATGCCTGATGCTGAATTTATCAGATTCAATGCTGAGACAGCAGGAGAGAATGCAAAAGCAATCGTCAAGATGGCTATTGACAACTTCAAGAACAGAAAACCTGAACTTGTACATATCCCACAGCTGAAACAGAAAGCTACAGTTGGTTATTCCGTAGAAGCAATCGTTAAGGTTCTTGACGGTGTTACAAACTCTCAGGTTGATGAGACAGGAACAACAAAACCATTACTTGAGTGCATCACTTCCGGTGTTATCCGTGGTGCTGTTGCTATGGTTGGATGTAACAATCCTAAGATCCGTCCTGACTATGCACATATTGAACTGATGAAGAAATGTATCGCCAATGATATCGTTGTCATTGCTTCCGGATGTTCTGCACAGGCAGCTGCAAAAGCAGGTCTTATGGACAAATCTGCAAAAGATCTCTGCGGTGCAGGTCTGAAACGTGTCTGTGAACTGGCTGATATCCCACCGGTACTCCACATGGGATCATGCGTAGATATTTCCCGTATGATGATCCTTGCTGCTGAACTTGCAAAAGATGCAGGTCTTCAGATCAATCAGCTTCCTGTAGTTGGATGTGCTCCTGAGTGGATGTCTGAAAAAGCTGTATCCATCGGTAACTATGTAGTAGGTACTGGTATTGATACATTCCTTGGTGTTGATCCATATGTTTCCGGTTCTTCAGAAATGGGAGAGCTCCTTACAGAGGGAACAAGAAAATGGACAGGAGCTGCTTATACAGTAGAAACAGATATTGAGAAATTAGTTGATCTGATGATCGAAAGAATCGAAGAGAAGAGAACAGCATTAGGAATCTAA
- a CDS encoding AAA family ATPase, with protein MAHVIAVAGKGGVGKTTLCGMLIQYLCEQGKGPILAVDADANSNLNEVLGVEVETTLGDVREEIARAELAKENPIPAGVSKADYAEMRFEDALVEDDDFDLLVMGRTQGKGCYCYVNGLLQTQLAKYQNNYPYIVVDNEAGMEHISRGVLPSMQTAILVSDCSRRGVQAVGRIAELIKECDMHPDTVGLIINRAPKGELNKGIQEEIANQGLTLLGVVPQDETVYEYDCEGRPTSTLPENNPVKVALRAIVDKLDL; from the coding sequence ATGGCACACGTGATTGCTGTCGCAGGAAAAGGCGGCGTAGGAAAAACAACATTATGCGGAATGCTGATCCAGTATCTGTGTGAACAGGGAAAAGGACCGATTCTTGCAGTAGATGCTGATGCGAATTCAAATCTCAATGAGGTACTTGGGGTAGAGGTGGAGACCACTCTTGGCGATGTACGTGAAGAAATCGCCCGTGCAGAACTTGCAAAAGAGAATCCAATCCCTGCCGGAGTATCCAAGGCAGATTATGCGGAAATGCGCTTTGAAGATGCGCTGGTTGAGGACGATGACTTTGATCTTCTTGTAATGGGAAGAACACAGGGAAAAGGCTGTTACTGTTATGTGAATGGACTTCTTCAGACTCAGCTTGCAAAATATCAGAATAATTATCCGTATATTGTCGTAGACAATGAGGCTGGAATGGAGCATATCAGCAGAGGTGTTCTTCCGAGCATGCAGACTGCTATTCTGGTCAGCGACTGCTCCAGAAGGGGCGTACAGGCAGTAGGCAGAATTGCAGAACTGATCAAGGAATGTGACATGCATCCGGATACAGTCGGCCTGATTATCAACAGAGCTCCGAAAGGGGAATTGAACAAAGGAATTCAGGAAGAAATTGCCAATCAGGGTCTGACACTTCTGGGTGTTGTTCCACAGGACGAAACAGTCTATGAATATGACTGCGAGGGTCGTCCGACAAGTACACTTCCGGAAAATAACCCTGTCAAGGTTGCTCTTCGTGCGATCGTTGACAAGTTAGATTTATAA
- a CDS encoding methylenetetrahydrofolate reductase — translation MKLSEAMKEKMLLSFEVFPPKTEKGMENLPGTIEHLMKYKPEYISCTYGAGGGNVGANREVCQMIKKAGTTPVTHFTVIKNTKEGIKDQLQQYLDEGVDHMLALRGDIPLGETTTCGDFNYATDLVKFVRNEFGDKFEIAVAGSPEGHIACRSLDADIAVLKQKQDNGADYIMTQLCWDMEQFKYWLDAIREAGVTMPVDVGVMPILDMSATINMALSRNGCVMDSELCRLISRNWLFPNPFAAKDADGKPFDMFYDDKVKRFKEEGIEYTIRQIDEYRAMGVDGIHLYALNKWKDVSEIIDRSGLRTLV, via the coding sequence ATGAAATTATCAGAAGCAATGAAAGAGAAAATGCTCCTTTCCTTCGAAGTATTCCCACCTAAGACAGAAAAAGGTATGGAAAACCTTCCAGGAACAATTGAACATCTGATGAAATACAAACCGGAGTACATTTCATGTACATATGGTGCAGGCGGCGGAAACGTTGGTGCAAACCGTGAAGTATGTCAGATGATCAAGAAAGCAGGTACAACACCTGTAACACATTTCACAGTTATCAAAAATACAAAAGAAGGCATCAAAGATCAGCTTCAGCAGTACTTAGATGAAGGCGTAGATCATATGCTTGCACTTCGTGGAGATATTCCGCTTGGTGAAACAACAACATGCGGTGACTTCAATTATGCAACAGATCTTGTTAAATTCGTACGTAATGAATTTGGTGATAAATTTGAGATCGCAGTAGCAGGATCACCGGAAGGACATATTGCATGTCGTTCTCTTGATGCTGATATCGCAGTCCTGAAACAGAAACAGGACAATGGCGCAGACTACATCATGACTCAGCTCTGCTGGGATATGGAACAGTTCAAATACTGGTTGGATGCAATCCGTGAAGCTGGTGTTACAATGCCTGTAGATGTTGGGGTAATGCCAATCCTCGACATGTCTGCCACAATCAACATGGCACTTTCCCGTAACGGCTGTGTAATGGATAGTGAGCTTTGCAGACTCATCTCCAGAAACTGGCTGTTCCCGAATCCATTCGCAGCAAAAGATGCTGACGGAAAACCATTCGATATGTTCTATGATGACAAAGTTAAGAGATTCAAAGAAGAAGGTATCGAATATACAATCAGACAGATCGATGAATATCGTGCAATGGGCGTAGATGGTATCCATCTCTATGCACTGAACAAATGGAAAGACGTATCTGAGATCATCGACAGATCCGGTCTTCGTACATTAGTATAA
- a CDS encoding CooT family nickel-binding protein produces the protein MCLATVYKESDDSVIFKNVSRIDVDGNKLVLRDIMGDERVVEGTILMVDLANSIVKLKCD, from the coding sequence ATGTGTTTAGCAACTGTATATAAAGAAAGCGATGATTCTGTTATCTTTAAGAATGTATCCCGCATTGATGTGGACGGAAACAAGCTGGTTCTCCGTGACATCATGGGAGACGAAAGAGTAGTTGAGGGAACAATCCTTATGGTTGACCTTGCCAACAGCATTGTGAAACTTAAATGTGATTAA
- a CDS encoding cobalt transporter, giving the protein MHLIKDENGNLVQHGHGHTHEHTHEDGVTHTHEHTHGDGHDHGHTHTDHACENSHCGSCNEGDCKNETLALLTYMLQHNEHHAQELDQMADNLAKMGMDAACKTIKEAVADFQKGNMRLGLALTLVKEEMK; this is encoded by the coding sequence ATGCATTTAATCAAAGATGAAAACGGGAATCTTGTCCAGCATGGACACGGACATACCCACGAGCATACTCATGAAGATGGTGTGACTCATACTCATGAACATACTCATGGCGACGGTCATGATCATGGACATACCCATACAGACCATGCCTGTGAGAACAGTCATTGCGGATCCTGTAATGAGGGAGACTGTAAGAACGAAACACTGGCACTTCTGACATATATGCTTCAGCATAACGAGCACCATGCTCAGGAACTGGATCAGATGGCAGATAATCTTGCCAAGATGGGAATGGATGCAGCATGTAAGACGATCAAGGAAGCTGTTGCAGATTTCCAAAAAGGCAATATGAGACTTGGGCTTGCTTTAACACTTGTTAAAGAAGAAATGAAATAG
- a CDS encoding aldo/keto reductase gives MNNTVFLNTNREMPLLGLGVYKATGENEAENAVISAVESGYRLIDTASVYKNEENVGRGIARCGIPRSELFITSKVWNTAQRLGDIQGAFERSLDRLKLDYIDLYLIHWPVPGCYLSTWKVLEEIQKTGRALSIGVSNFEIRHLEELAKNSGIVPAVNQIECHPLCYPKELIDYCQAKGIQVQAYAPLARGAYLDNDLMCVLGTKYAHTPAQVGLRWATQKGISVIPKSVHPDRIRSNADIFDFTIEQEDMDLIDDLNENFHSSHVPEDLRDVAF, from the coding sequence TTGAATAATACCGTTTTTCTGAATACAAACAGAGAGATGCCTTTACTGGGTCTCGGGGTATACAAAGCTACCGGAGAAAATGAAGCAGAGAATGCAGTCATTTCCGCTGTTGAATCCGGATATCGTCTCATCGACACAGCTTCCGTATATAAAAACGAAGAAAATGTCGGACGCGGCATCGCCAGATGCGGAATTCCCAGAAGCGAGCTTTTTATCACCAGCAAGGTCTGGAACACAGCACAGCGTCTCGGAGACATTCAGGGAGCTTTTGAAAGAAGCCTTGACCGTCTGAAGCTGGATTATATTGATCTATACCTGATCCACTGGCCTGTTCCGGGATGTTACCTCAGCACATGGAAAGTGCTGGAAGAAATCCAGAAAACCGGACGTGCTCTCTCTATCGGTGTCAGTAACTTCGAGATCCGGCATCTGGAAGAGCTGGCAAAGAATTCCGGCATTGTCCCTGCTGTAAATCAGATCGAATGCCACCCACTGTGTTATCCTAAAGAACTGATCGACTACTGCCAGGCCAAAGGGATCCAGGTACAGGCTTATGCGCCGCTTGCAAGGGGTGCTTATCTGGACAATGATCTTATGTGTGTGCTTGGCACCAAATATGCTCATACGCCTGCCCAGGTCGGTCTTCGCTGGGCAACACAGAAGGGAATTTCCGTAATCCCGAAATCTGTTCATCCTGACCGTATCAGAAGCAACGCTGATATCTTTGATTTCACCATCGAACAGGAAGATATGGATCTGATCGATGATCTGAACGAAAATTTCCACAGCTCTCATGTCCCAGAAGATTTGAGAGATGTTGCATTTTAA